One stretch of uncultured Desulfovibrio sp. DNA includes these proteins:
- a CDS encoding glycosyl hydrolase family 18 protein, with amino-acid sequence MKCLRSTASAGLLVLCCAFPAVAADAWVADWDMPNGLAELRQGNFKNALMFAAYFDRQGRPFLTDDMKKALRGGLGTSLGQSSNKAQGVFLSVVNDVVEAPGKSVQKDPSLVSRLMATDASRAAHRSDLLALLTAYPFTGLELDYERVSMDDWPRLLTFAQELSTTLAAQGKKLRLVMEPKQKYLQGNLPAGPQYVVMAYNLHGSHNGPGAKADDAFLRQLAQWCAHWPVKPGLALSAGGFAWTGRGVVELTERKAAAWAQGAGVQPKRDPASHALYFKAADNTPGSPLLTKGGINGSICEIWYADGETLAHWADVGRSLGFGDVSLWRLGGNTPESLAKISGK; translated from the coding sequence ATGAAATGTCTGCGTTCTACCGCTTCTGCGGGACTGCTTGTGCTGTGTTGCGCGTTTCCGGCGGTGGCAGCCGATGCTTGGGTGGCGGATTGGGACATGCCCAACGGGCTTGCAGAACTGCGCCAGGGCAACTTTAAAAACGCGCTCATGTTTGCCGCGTATTTTGACAGGCAGGGCAGACCCTTCCTCACCGATGACATGAAAAAGGCCTTGCGCGGCGGGCTTGGTACCTCACTGGGCCAAAGCTCCAACAAGGCGCAGGGCGTGTTTCTTTCAGTCGTTAATGACGTGGTTGAAGCCCCCGGCAAATCTGTGCAAAAGGATCCCTCCCTTGTGAGCAGGCTCATGGCTACAGACGCCAGCCGCGCCGCGCACCGCAGCGATCTGCTGGCCCTGCTGACGGCCTATCCCTTTACCGGGCTGGAACTTGATTACGAAAGGGTGAGCATGGATGACTGGCCCCGATTGCTCACGTTTGCGCAGGAGCTTTCCACCACGCTGGCTGCCCAGGGCAAAAAACTGCGGCTGGTCATGGAACCAAAGCAGAAGTACCTGCAAGGCAATCTGCCCGCAGGCCCGCAGTATGTGGTGATGGCCTATAACCTGCACGGCAGCCACAATGGGCCGGGGGCCAAGGCTGACGATGCCTTTTTGCGCCAGTTGGCCCAGTGGTGCGCCCACTGGCCTGTAAAGCCGGGGTTGGCGCTTTCTGCGGGCGGTTTTGCCTGGACGGGCCGGGGCGTTGTGGAACTTACCGAGCGCAAGGCCGCCGCATGGGCGCAGGGCGCGGGCGTACAGCCTAAACGCGACCCAGCCAGCCATGCCCTGTACTTTAAGGCGGCAGACAACACGCCCGGCAGCCCCCTGCTTACAAAAGGGGGCATCAACGGCAGCATTTGCGAAATCTGGTATGCGGATGGTGAAACCCTTGCGCACTGGGCCGATGTGGGGCGCAGCCTTGGCTTCGGCGATGTGAGCCTGTGGCGGCTTGGCGGCAATACGCCGGAATCTCTGGCAAAAATTTCAGGAAAGTAA